The DNA segment CGGAAAAGAACAAGTTGACCAGTTCCCGTCGTGCTggaatgacccttatgactggttttgtggtccagggtcacatttttgctTTAACTGGTGCTAGATAGTTGTAGCAGTATTATCACATACTGCTTGTGTGTTAGTTAGTTAttctgtctcatgtaatcgctcaatcagttTCAACTCTTAacttttcctcagaaaaaacatttggtgacCGTTAGTCAgctaaaaaatatgaaatctaGAGCGgggcattttgctaaatatatgcaccatataacatattcattatatttttttactgttcttcagtgtttatttttgaataaattcgtcacgtttttatgacagccaccattatatgtttatatttcaaaaaatgcattggagtagaaatataattatgtaattgtaacttcATTATTATAAAAGACTTAACTTAAGCATACAAGTATACAAATCAGGTTAGTCTGTGTATTTAGGACGCATGGACTATGAAAATTAGCCTTAGCAACCCAAATGATTCCAGCATTTTGTTCCAAAATCATTTCCACCACCGTCATTTCCGCCACAGAATGCTGTTGCACAATACATAATTTGAGATGTGGCGGAAATGACAATGTGGTGGAAATGTTCatgatggtttaaaaaaaaacggaattgTATGTTCACCGTTCATTGTTCAAAGGTGCCCATACTTAAAGAAACAGTCTATAAGTTGTTATGCTCCTAGGTAAAGGGCTTATCTAATGCTTTACCTAATGCAGTAGTGCTTCCTAGAAACCAGGAGATTTTGAGCAGCTCACACTGGGAGGAAAGCATTCACCTGATCCCCTGAGAAAGGGCAGGACACTTCCACAGTGTCACATCTAAGCCTGTAAACATTTCCTCCATTGAATATGGAAGTAAACAAAATCATAACACCGCTCTCCAAGAATTTTCTGAAGGACGGTGCACTGTTGAACCCATTAGAGCCCTCGTGTGCGCTGGCCAAATGACATTTACAACTGAAAGTgcaagtttgtttttaaaacacacacacatatggaaatctttgcaaagtgaaaacAATGCAAAAGCTTGTGGTGCAGCTGCTAAtcttttaatatcttttttcttacattttcagtttccTTTCCACCGGTTAACTCCTGATTATAGAAACATCATCTGGAACAGCAGGCAAGGTTTCACTATCCGTAGTCCCACATTCTTCTACATCGGACTATTTTCCTGTGAGACTATCGTCAATGGAGTCAAACATAGTAACAAGTTCTTGACTCACAGGCCAGGTAAGCCCTTTAGGCTTCTATGATTTACTTAGCAAATAAAGTGGCAAtacatttgagtttaaaaaatgcatgttttcttCTCTTGCAGTGAATAAAATCCTAGACGTGTATTTGAACAGCACAGGTTTGGTCCACACGTTACAGGGCCAGATGTTAGCACTGAACTGCACCGTTACTGCTGAATGGAACGCCAGGGTGTCCATTAGCTGGACGTACCCACAAAAGGTACACATAGTATACATTTGTGATTTATAAAATTGctatttctaatatatttattctGCAGTTGGCATAATCAGAATCTATGGACATggatttttaaaggaatagatcacccagaaattaaaattgtgttattatttactcacccccatgttgttccaaacctatataaGTTTCCTTgttatgttgaacacaaaaggagatattctgaagaatttTGAAGAGCCAAACAGTTATtggtccccactgacttccatagaaGGGAAGGaaatactgtggaagtcaataggaaccgtcaactgtttgattaccggcattcttcaaaatatctatttttgtgttcaacataagaaataaactcatacaggtttggaacaacatgagggtgtgtaaatcatgacaaaattttcattttttggcgAACTCCCTTTAAGATGAATTAACTCATCTTGATACATTACTACTAAATTTGTTAGTagttataattaaaatcatgaatttGCTTGTTTAATATCTTATCTGAAAAAAATGGAGACTTTTCCTTAAGgaaaaagtccacttccaaaacaaagatttacatataatgtactcacccccatgtcatccaagatgttcatgtctttctttcttcagtcgtaaagaaattatgttttttgaggaaaacatttcagcatttttctccatataattgaccgatatggtgccccgattttgaacttccaaaatgcagtttaaatgcggcttcaaacaatcccaaatgcagttgtaaatgatcccagccgaggaagaagtcttatctagtgaaacaatcggttattttcatttaaaaaatacagtttaaatactttacaaagtaaacatgcaaagaagatcaaacgcccttaacaaaaatggttaaacagcgatataggacgattttgaaattgagggagaaaaaacgatttttcaacataccccaactgtcatgaaccggaaaaaaacagtcctggCAGattaagacaagacgagcgtttgacattaaaaagtatataaactgtattatttttatgaaaataaccgattgttacgctagataagacccttctttcccggctgggattgtttacaaccacatttgggatcgtttaaagccgcatttaaactgcattttggaagttcaaaatcggggcaccatatttTTCctagaaaaatgctgaaatgttttcctcaaaaacataatttctttacgactgaagaaagaaagacatgaacatcttggatgcatgtacattacatgtgaatctttgttttggaagtggccttctcctttaagtctccTGCACCACTGAGAAAAAGACAGTACTGAAATATGTGTCTCCTCTGGAGGTTCAGAACAAATCTCAAAAGTCTCAAACTGTGCTTAAATTTGTCTGCCgtcaaaacttttgaaatttatCAAAATCATCAGGAAACTGGTTCATATAATAATCTAATaagtataattaattaataattaatgggaatgtactgtatgtaaatgcatttccctagtgataaataaatatactaaaatgtatttaaaatacatttatttcatgctaagtatgctacaaatacatttacatagtatgcacttaataaaataccctgcaattgtacttttagtatactaaactggtatattggTCTGCGAAATtagaacaactaattttgtccttaatggactttaattgtgcagaggTAGTGCTGAAGACCAGCTAAAGACATAttgtatactttaggtacactttaaatattttgcatttaaagactggtattatttaaagatcatacaatcctcatcaatagtgacattaaaacatatttcaggctttatattaagaaatgtgttaAGAAATCTATTGCTTTTTTACTAGGATTATCAATGTCTTATTTgcttctattttcatttttatattactatgatatttaaatgcaacACCAAAACTTAAATGCAACAATAATTATCTAGCTTCCTAAACTACTaaacaaactcacatttttctGTTTGACTACTAGAGTCATTTTAGATGACAGTTTCTGGACTAAGGAAGAAGGCATTGTTTTACGTGGATTCCCTTTTATAATGAAGTGTTTTAAATGGCCATTGAATGGACAGCTGTTCTGTAGCCCTCATTTCCTCTGAAAGCaatgttgtttatatttttcttgttggaCCAAAATGAGTGGTTGTGACAATTTGCTCTGCTTGTTTATACTTCAGGCTAATGGATCTGCCACTATCATCAGACGCATATCAAAGAGCCGAACCAACATGCTGTTCTACAGTGTTCTCACCATCCCCAGACTGAGCAAAGCAGACAGGGGGCTTTACAAATGTCATGTAACAAGTGGTCCATCCAAGCGAGAAACAAATACCACAGTTATTGTCTATGGTGAGTTTTAGAATCAGTCCCCTTGTTGCTGGCTCTGAAACTATAGCTAATTTCAAACTGCTGCAATACCTTTGTGCTTCTTTCTACCTCTAATGTATTCTAATTCactatttacagttttttacctCTTGGtcgtctgtgtgtgtttttctaaaTGTCCtgttatctgtctgtctgttcccAGACCATCCTTTCATTCGACTCAAGCACAGAGATGGCCCTGTGGTTCAGGCTTCTGCAGGACAGAAATTTTTCCGTCTTACTCCAAAACTAAGGGCATTCCCTGCACCTGAAATCATCTGGTAAAACTTCCTTTGGCTATATAGTTAAGCTGCTAATTAGATGTAATTTGTTTGCACATATCCATTAAAGTGAACGCAGACAACATATGTGGCCAAATGGAAAAATAGTTAACAACTGAATTTGTCGCTTAGGTTGAAGGATGGGATGGTCGCTGCCGAGCGGTGCTCCCGATATCACGTAGACGGGTTTTCACTGGTCATTCGGGATATTGCTGAAGAGGATGCAGGAATCTACACCATCCGAACTGGCATCCAGCAGTATGGACTTTTCCAGAACCTCACACTCACGTTGGTTGTAAATGGTGAGACTTAGCATTAAGAGTTTTGTCttgtaatatatacatgtaatttatatacgtgaccctggaccacaaaaccaatcgtaagtagcacagcgtttgtagcaatagccaaaaattcattgtatgggtcaaaatgattgatttttctttatgccaaaaatcatttggatattaagatcatgttccataaagatgttttgtaaatgtcctaccataaatatatcaaaacttaatttttgattagtaatatgcattgctaagaacttaattttggcaactttaagggtgattttctcaattttttattttgcaccctcagattccagatttttaaatatttgtgtttcggccaagtattgtcctatcctaactaaccatacatcaatggaaagcttatttattcagctttcagatgatgtctaaatctcaatttcaaaaaattgacctttatgacttggttttatggtccaggatcacatatgtaTCAGGGTGTTTTCTCAAAGGAGGCAAGGGAGACATactggatgaaaaaaaaaatccgtagtacaaaaataaaacagcagtattacaaaatataacattaaaaagtgtttatatcacttgtttttttaaacaaacactgTGCAACAGCGACACCAACAGGTAAAGTTACAACGGGAGTCTGCGTCTCTCTCAACTCCCCTGaacccattgagttttaacagggTTTGGTGAGCGGCAATTGAGCTCCATAGCAATATGATTggttatgactggttatgatagGCTGTGAttgttcatgcaataaatcccaCCGCTTGTTCATGTTCTGCGTTTGCGAATCagcatgaatgaacaatataatggtgttaatgggaagactaatttaaaaagtaagtaaacagcTCACACACTTATATATAACTGCTGTTACATCAAATTAAGACTTAATATGGCACAAAAACATGATATATaagagtttttagtgagtaatcagcttggtgaaattcgaagtaaatctctgtc comes from the Labeo rohita strain BAU-BD-2019 chromosome 24, IGBB_LRoh.1.0, whole genome shotgun sequence genome and includes:
- the flt1 gene encoding vascular endothelial growth factor receptor 1 isoform X2 — its product is MFDILFVIIFGLTGRVLTKDTDTKGRFSSPVLDVTEKQLIIERNQTLQLNCRGRWELQWVLPSGVPKVYHGTQIEDTRCGKKNNQYCSRLTLSPALAQHTGSYRCRYHQKQRKQASVYVYITDSQQPFVKVQTEIPDVVYMKEGEPLVFPCRVTNPDAKVSLVKFPFHRLTPDYRNIIWNSRQGFTIRSPTFFYIGLFSCETIVNGVKHSNKFLTHRPVNKILDVYLNSTGLVHTLQGQMLALNCTVTAEWNARVSISWTYPQKANGSATIIRRISKSRTNMLFYSVLTIPRLSKADRGLYKCHVTSGPSKRETNTTVIVYDHPFIRLKHRDGPVVQASAGQKFFRLTPKLRAFPAPEIIWLKDGMVAAERCSRYHVDGFSLVIRDIAEEDAGIYTIRTGIQQYGLFQNLTLTLVVNVKPQIGEKTVSSQHPATVQRGSRQALHCTSHGVPPPQIQWLWHPCPPKGLSPARLA
- the flt1 gene encoding vascular endothelial growth factor receptor 1 isoform X3 — protein: MFDILFVIIFGLTGRVLTKDTDTKGRFSSPVLDVTEKQLIIERNQTLQLNCRGRWELQWVLPSGVPKVYHGTQIEDTRCGKKNNQYCSRLTLSPALAQHTGSYRCRYHQKQRKQASVYVYITDSQQPFVKVQTEIPDVVYMKEGEPLVFPCRVTNPDAKVSLVKFPFHRLTPDYRNIIWNSRQGFTIRSPTFFYIGLFSCETIVNGVKHSNKFLTHRPVNKILDVYLNSTGLVHTLQGQMLALNCTVTAEWNARVSISWTYPQKANGSATIIRRISKSRTNMLFYSVLTIPRLSKADRGLYKCHVTSGPSKRETNTTVIVYDHPFIRLKHRDGPVVQASAGQKFFRLTPKLRAFPAPEIIWLKDGMVAAERCSRYHVDGFSLVIRDIAEEDAGIYTIRTGIQQYGLFQNLTLTLVVNVKPQIGEKTVSSQHPATVQRGSRQALHCTSHGVPPPQIQWLWHPCPPKGLS